A single genomic interval of Rhodopseudomonas palustris harbors:
- the pnp gene encoding polyribonucleotide nucleotidyltransferase yields MFNIHSVEIDWGGRPLKLETGKVARQADGAVVATYGETVVLATVVAAKAPREGVDFLPLTVDYQEKAYAAGRIPGGYFKREGRPTEKETLVSRLIDRPIRPLFADGWRNETQVIVTVLSHDMENDPDVLAMVAASAALTLSGVPFKGPIGAARVGFINDEYVLNPVLDEMAETQLELVVAGTADAVLMVESEAKELSEEIMLGAVMFGHRHFQPVIDAIIDLAEKAAKEPRELTVVDDSEIEKEMLGLVEQELRAAYAIPVKQDRYAAVGKVKEKAIAHFFPEGQEPKYDKLRIAGVFKELEAKIVRWNILDTGKRIDGRDSKTVRNILAQVGVLPRTHGSALFTRGETQAMVVTTLGTGEDEQYVDSLSGTYKETFLLHYNFPPYSVGETGRLGGTKRREIGHGKLAWRAIHPVLPPHHEFPYTIRVVSEITESNGSSSMASVCGASLALMDAGVPLKRPTAGIAMGLILEGDRFAVLSDILGDEDHLGDMDFKVAGTEAGITSLQMDIKIAGITEEIMKVALGQAKDGRIHILGEMSKALDRARAELGEHAPRIETFKIPTDKIREVIGTGGKVIREIVEKTGAKVNIEDDGTVKVASSDGESIKAAIKWIKSIASDPEVGEIYEGTVVKVMEFGAFVNFFGAKDGLVHISQLAAGRVQKTSDVVKEGDKVKVKLLGFDDRGKTRLSMKVVDQTTGEDLEAKQKAEAKAEGEAPAQAAGE; encoded by the coding sequence ATGTTCAATATCCATTCCGTGGAAATCGATTGGGGTGGCCGTCCCCTCAAGCTTGAAACCGGCAAGGTCGCCCGCCAGGCCGACGGCGCCGTCGTCGCGACCTATGGCGAGACCGTCGTGCTCGCCACCGTGGTGGCCGCCAAGGCGCCGCGTGAAGGCGTCGACTTCCTCCCCCTCACCGTCGACTACCAAGAAAAGGCCTACGCGGCCGGCCGCATTCCCGGCGGCTACTTCAAGCGTGAAGGCCGTCCGACCGAGAAGGAGACGCTGGTCTCCCGTCTGATCGACCGCCCGATCCGTCCGCTGTTCGCCGACGGCTGGCGCAACGAGACCCAGGTCATCGTCACCGTTCTGTCGCACGACATGGAGAACGATCCGGACGTGCTGGCGATGGTCGCCGCCTCCGCGGCGCTGACGCTGTCCGGCGTGCCGTTCAAGGGCCCGATCGGCGCCGCCCGCGTCGGCTTCATCAACGACGAATACGTGCTCAATCCCGTGCTCGACGAGATGGCCGAAACCCAGCTCGAGCTGGTGGTTGCCGGTACCGCCGACGCGGTGCTGATGGTCGAATCCGAAGCCAAGGAGCTGTCGGAAGAGATCATGCTCGGCGCCGTGATGTTCGGTCACCGCCACTTCCAGCCGGTGATCGACGCGATCATCGACCTCGCCGAGAAGGCCGCCAAGGAGCCGCGCGAACTCACCGTCGTCGACGACAGCGAGATCGAAAAGGAAATGCTCGGCCTGGTCGAGCAGGAGCTGCGTGCCGCCTACGCCATCCCGGTCAAGCAGGACCGCTACGCCGCGGTCGGCAAGGTCAAGGAAAAGGCGATTGCGCACTTCTTCCCGGAAGGCCAGGAGCCGAAATACGACAAGCTGCGCATCGCCGGCGTGTTCAAGGAGCTCGAGGCCAAGATCGTTCGCTGGAACATCCTCGACACCGGCAAGCGCATCGACGGCCGTGACAGCAAGACCGTTCGCAACATCCTGGCTCAGGTCGGCGTGCTTCCGCGTACCCACGGTTCGGCGCTGTTCACCCGCGGCGAAACCCAGGCGATGGTCGTGACCACGCTCGGCACCGGTGAAGACGAGCAGTATGTCGACTCGCTGTCGGGAACGTACAAAGAGACGTTCCTGCTGCACTACAACTTCCCGCCCTACTCGGTCGGCGAGACCGGCCGCCTCGGCGGCACCAAGCGCCGCGAGATCGGCCACGGCAAGCTGGCGTGGCGCGCGATCCATCCGGTGCTGCCGCCGCATCACGAGTTCCCCTACACCATCCGCGTCGTCTCGGAGATCACCGAGTCGAACGGTTCGTCCTCGATGGCGTCGGTTTGCGGTGCCTCGCTGGCGCTGATGGACGCGGGCGTGCCGCTGAAGCGGCCGACCGCGGGTATCGCGATGGGTCTGATCCTGGAAGGTGACCGCTTCGCCGTGCTGTCCGACATCCTCGGCGACGAGGACCACCTCGGCGACATGGACTTCAAGGTGGCGGGCACCGAGGCGGGCATCACCTCGCTGCAGATGGACATCAAGATCGCCGGCATCACCGAAGAGATCATGAAGGTGGCGCTCGGCCAGGCCAAGGACGGCCGCATCCATATCCTGGGTGAGATGTCCAAGGCGCTCGACCGTGCCCGCGCCGAGCTCGGCGAACACGCGCCGCGGATCGAGACCTTCAAGATCCCGACCGACAAGATCCGCGAAGTGATCGGTACCGGCGGTAAGGTGATCCGCGAGATCGTCGAAAAGACTGGCGCCAAGGTCAACATCGAGGACGACGGCACCGTGAAGGTGGCTTCGTCGGATGGTGAGTCGATCAAGGCCGCGATCAAGTGGATCAAGTCGATCGCGTCCGATCCGGAAGTCGGCGAGATCTACGAAGGCACCGTCGTCAAGGTGATGGAGTTCGGCGCGTTCGTGAACTTCTTCGGCGCCAAGGATGGTCTGGTGCACATCAGCCAGCTCGCCGCCGGCCGCGTGCAGAAGACATCCGACGTCGTCAAGGAAGGCGACAAGGTCAAGGTCAAGCTGCTCGGCTTCGACGACCGCGGCAAGACCCGGCTGTCGATGAAGGTGGTCGATCAGACCACCGGTGAAGACCTCGAAGCCAAGCAGAAGGCGGAAGCCAAGGCCGAAGGCGAAGCGCCCGCGCAGGCTGCCGGCGAGTAA
- the rbfA gene encoding 30S ribosome-binding factor RbfA has product MSRQHQKSSPPGGSTRSLRVGELIRHAVAEILAQGGVHDPVLESHLVTVPEVRMSPDLKLATIYVMPLGGRDEKLVIDALEHHKRFLRGEIAHRVNLKFAPELRFRIDERFAEAERIDKLLRSPAVQKDLEPNSDQD; this is encoded by the coding sequence ATGTCCCGCCAACACCAGAAGAGCTCCCCGCCCGGCGGCTCGACCCGCTCGCTGCGCGTCGGTGAGCTGATCCGCCACGCCGTGGCCGAGATCCTCGCCCAGGGCGGCGTGCACGACCCGGTACTCGAAAGCCACCTCGTCACCGTGCCCGAAGTGCGGATGTCGCCCGACCTCAAGCTCGCGACCATCTACGTGATGCCGCTCGGTGGCCGCGACGAGAAGCTCGTGATCGATGCGCTCGAGCATCACAAGCGCTTCCTGCGCGGTGAAATCGCTCACCGCGTCAATTTGAAGTTCGCCCCCGAACTCCGCTTCCGCATCGACGAACGTTTCGCCGAGGCCGAGCGGATCGACAAACTGCTGCGCTCGCCGGCAGTCCAGAAAGACCTCGAACCGAATTCGGACCAGGATTAA
- the rpsO gene encoding 30S ribosomal protein S15, producing MSITAERKAEVIKTSATKAGDTGSPEVQVAILSERITNLTAHFKTHTKDNHSRRGLLKLVSTRRSLLDYIKKKDEARYKALLEKHNIRR from the coding sequence ATGTCGATTACCGCAGAACGCAAAGCGGAAGTCATCAAGACCAGCGCCACCAAGGCCGGTGATACCGGTTCGCCCGAGGTTCAGGTCGCGATCCTGTCGGAACGCATCACCAACCTGACCGCGCACTTCAAGACCCACACCAAGGACAACCACTCCCGCCGTGGGCTGTTGAAGCTGGTGTCGACGCGCCGTTCGCTTCTCGACTACATCAAGAAGAAGGACGAAGCGCGCTACAAGGCGCTGCTCGAGAAGCACAACATCCGTCGCTGA
- the infB gene encoding translation initiation factor IF-2 has protein sequence MVDTKTPGDKTLTMPTKTLTLKPRVEQGVVRQSFSHGRSKQVVVEKRGKRRLGGDEPAAPAAPEVAKKPAPAPAAPPRQQQSRPAPQQSRSGMVLRTLTEDERTARATALADARVREIEERKQAEIEAQRRAEQEKIEKAEREAAEARRKAEEERHRQEDEAKRKAETEAKKRFGDAEPAKKPAETSTTTTTAAPARPATTTTRTPTPAGRPPAVAAEAGDDDEAPRMIRRPGGPARPAPPPKQPAAKPGASKQRGRLTVVTALNADDVRERSIASFRRRTQRLKGHASNEPKEKLVREVVIPEVIAIQELANRMSERAVDVIRLLMKQGAMHKITDVIDADTAQLIAEELGHTVKRVAASDVEEGLFDVVDDSTDTEPRSPVVTVMGHVDHGKTSLLDALRHANVVSGEAGGITQHIGAYQVTSPESGKKITFIDTPGHAAFTAMRARGAKVTDIVVLVVAADDGVMPQTIEAINHAKAAGVPIIVAINKIDKPDAKPDRVRTDLLQHNVQVESMGGDVVDVEVSAKNKINLDKLLEMIALQAEILELKTNTQRPAEGTVIEAKLDRGRGPVATVLVQRGTLRVGDIIVAGAEMGRVRALISDQGETVQEAGPSVPVEVLGFNGPPEAGDRLAVVENEARARQITDYRAHQKREKSAASVSGMRGSLEQMMTQLKTSGRKEFPLIVKADVQGSLEAILGSLEKLGTDEVAARILHAGVGGISESDVTLAEGFNAVILGFSVRANKEAAAAAKRNGIEIRYYNIIYDLVDDIKKAMSGLLAPTLRETMLGNAQILEIFNISKVGKVAGCRVTDGTVERGANVRLIRDNVVVHEGKLSTLKRFKDEVKEVVAGQECGMAFENYTDMRAGDIIECYRVETIQRSL, from the coding sequence ATGGTTGATACGAAAACTCCTGGCGACAAGACTCTGACGATGCCGACCAAGACCTTGACGCTGAAGCCCCGCGTCGAGCAGGGCGTCGTGCGCCAGAGCTTCAGCCACGGCCGTAGCAAGCAGGTGGTGGTCGAAAAACGCGGCAAGCGGCGCCTTGGTGGCGACGAGCCGGCCGCACCGGCGGCGCCTGAAGTGGCAAAGAAGCCGGCACCGGCACCCGCCGCACCGCCCCGGCAGCAGCAATCGCGCCCCGCGCCGCAGCAGTCGCGCAGCGGTATGGTGCTGCGCACCTTGACCGAGGACGAGCGCACCGCCCGCGCCACCGCGCTGGCCGATGCCCGCGTGCGCGAGATCGAAGAGCGCAAGCAGGCCGAGATCGAAGCGCAGCGCCGCGCCGAGCAGGAAAAGATCGAGAAGGCCGAGCGCGAAGCCGCCGAGGCGCGCCGCAAGGCCGAGGAAGAGCGTCACCGCCAGGAAGACGAAGCCAAGCGGAAGGCCGAGACTGAGGCCAAGAAGCGCTTCGGCGACGCCGAGCCGGCCAAGAAGCCGGCCGAGACCTCGACCACCACCACGACGGCTGCGCCGGCCCGTCCGGCGACCACGACGACGCGCACTCCGACTCCGGCCGGCCGTCCGCCGGCCGTTGCAGCCGAAGCTGGCGACGACGATGAAGCCCCGCGGATGATCCGCCGTCCGGGCGGCCCCGCCCGTCCGGCGCCGCCGCCGAAGCAGCCGGCCGCTAAGCCGGGCGCCTCGAAGCAGCGCGGCCGTCTCACCGTCGTCACCGCGCTCAATGCCGATGACGTGCGCGAACGTTCGATCGCCTCGTTCCGTCGCCGCACCCAGCGGCTGAAGGGCCACGCCTCGAACGAGCCGAAAGAAAAGTTGGTGCGTGAAGTCGTTATTCCCGAAGTGATCGCCATCCAGGAACTCGCCAACCGCATGTCCGAACGTGCGGTCGACGTGATCCGCCTGCTGATGAAGCAGGGCGCGATGCACAAGATCACCGACGTGATCGACGCCGACACTGCGCAGCTGATCGCCGAAGAGCTCGGCCACACCGTCAAGCGCGTTGCCGCGTCGGACGTGGAAGAAGGTCTGTTCGACGTCGTCGACGATTCCACCGATACCGAGCCGCGTTCGCCGGTCGTGACCGTGATGGGCCACGTCGACCACGGTAAGACCTCGCTGCTCGACGCGCTGCGCCACGCCAACGTGGTGTCGGGCGAAGCCGGCGGAATCACCCAGCACATCGGTGCCTATCAGGTGACCTCGCCGGAAAGCGGCAAGAAGATCACCTTCATCGACACCCCCGGCCACGCCGCGTTCACCGCGATGCGCGCCCGCGGCGCCAAGGTGACCGACATCGTGGTGCTGGTGGTTGCTGCCGACGACGGCGTGATGCCGCAGACCATCGAGGCGATCAATCACGCCAAGGCGGCCGGCGTTCCGATCATCGTGGCGATCAACAAGATCGACAAGCCGGACGCCAAGCCCGACCGTGTCCGCACCGACCTGCTGCAGCACAACGTGCAGGTGGAATCGATGGGCGGCGACGTCGTCGACGTCGAGGTTTCTGCCAAGAACAAGATCAATCTCGACAAGCTGCTCGAAATGATCGCGCTGCAGGCCGAAATCCTGGAGCTCAAGACCAACACCCAGCGCCCGGCCGAGGGCACCGTGATCGAAGCCAAGCTCGATCGCGGCCGTGGTCCGGTCGCCACCGTGCTGGTTCAGCGCGGCACCCTGCGGGTTGGCGACATCATCGTGGCCGGCGCCGAAATGGGCCGCGTCCGCGCGCTGATCTCCGACCAGGGCGAGACCGTGCAGGAAGCCGGCCCGTCGGTCCCGGTCGAAGTGCTCGGCTTCAACGGTCCGCCGGAAGCGGGCGACCGCCTCGCGGTGGTCGAGAACGAAGCCCGCGCCCGCCAGATCACCGATTACCGTGCGCATCAGAAGCGCGAGAAGTCCGCGGCCTCGGTTTCGGGCATGCGCGGCTCGCTCGAGCAGATGATGACGCAGCTGAAGACGTCCGGCCGGAAGGAATTCCCGCTGATCGTCAAGGCGGACGTGCAGGGCTCGCTGGAAGCGATCCTCGGCTCGCTGGAGAAGCTCGGCACCGACGAAGTCGCCGCGCGCATCCTGCACGCCGGCGTCGGCGGCATCAGCGAGAGCGACGTGACGCTGGCCGAAGGCTTCAACGCCGTGATCCTCGGCTTCTCGGTCCGTGCCAACAAGGAGGCCGCTGCGGCCGCCAAGCGCAACGGCATCGAGATCCGCTACTACAACATCATCTACGACCTGGTGGATGACATTAAGAAGGCGATGAGCGGCCTGCTCGCGCCGACCCTGCGCGAAACCATGCTGGGCAACGCGCAGATCCTGGAGATCTTCAACATCTCCAAGGTCGGCAAGGTCGCCGGCTGCCGCGTCACCGACGGTACCGTCGAGCGCGGCGCCAATGTCCGCCTGATCCGCGACAACGTCGTGGTGCACGAAGGAAAGCTGTCGACCTTGAAGCGCTTCAAGGACGAAGTGAAGGAAGTCGTCGCCGGCCAGGAATGCGGCATGGCGTTCGAGAACTACACCGACATGCGGGCAGGCGACATCATCGAGTGCTACCGCGTCGAGACCATCCAGCGCTCGCTGTAA
- the truB gene encoding tRNA pseudouridine(55) synthase TruB, whose translation MTVTTPDALLAPHDVQHAGADESAAQIRKPRDNNDPRNANRGGGNGKPRRDKRDVHGWVVLDKPIGMTSTQAVAVLKRLFSAKRAGHAGTLDPLASGGLPIAMGEATKTVPFVMDGRKRYRFTVAWGEERDTDDTEGRAVATSPDRPTAEAIRALLPRFTGVIEQVPPQYSAVKIQGERAYDLARDGEVVPLVPRPVEIHELTLVEHGDDGRSVFEAECGKGTYVRALARDMGRLLGCYGHICALRRTVVGPFDESDMIPLEELQALCDRAASGEGSLADALLPVETALDDIPALAVTRADAARLHRGQAVLLRGRDAPHCSGTVYVTVAGRLLALAEVGNGELIPKRVFNLTGLTASSAVRKESI comes from the coding sequence ATGACCGTGACCACCCCCGACGCCCTGCTCGCCCCGCACGACGTGCAGCACGCCGGCGCCGACGAATCCGCCGCGCAGATCCGTAAGCCGCGCGACAACAACGACCCGCGCAATGCCAATCGCGGCGGCGGCAATGGTAAGCCGCGCCGCGACAAACGCGACGTCCACGGCTGGGTGGTGCTGGACAAGCCGATCGGCATGACCTCGACCCAGGCGGTCGCGGTGCTGAAGCGGCTGTTCTCGGCCAAGCGCGCCGGCCATGCCGGTACCCTCGATCCGCTGGCCTCCGGCGGCCTGCCGATCGCGATGGGCGAAGCCACCAAGACGGTGCCGTTCGTGATGGACGGCCGCAAGCGCTACCGCTTCACCGTGGCCTGGGGCGAGGAACGGGACACCGACGACACCGAGGGCCGCGCGGTCGCGACCAGCCCGGATCGGCCAACCGCCGAGGCGATCAGGGCGCTGCTGCCGCGCTTTACCGGCGTGATCGAGCAGGTTCCGCCGCAATACTCGGCCGTGAAGATCCAGGGCGAGCGCGCCTACGACCTGGCGCGCGACGGCGAGGTCGTGCCGCTGGTCCCGCGCCCGGTCGAGATTCACGAATTAACCCTTGTGGAACATGGAGATGACGGCCGCTCGGTGTTCGAGGCCGAGTGCGGCAAGGGAACCTATGTGCGGGCGCTCGCCCGCGACATGGGCCGGCTGCTCGGCTGCTACGGTCATATCTGCGCGCTGCGCCGCACCGTGGTGGGGCCGTTCGACGAGTCGGACATGATTCCGCTGGAAGAACTACAGGCTTTGTGCGATAGAGCGGCGTCCGGCGAGGGTAGCCTCGCCGACGCGCTACTGCCCGTTGAGACCGCGCTGGACGACATCCCGGCACTGGCCGTCACTCGGGCTGATGCGGCAAGGCTCCATCGGGGCCAGGCCGTTTTGTTGCGCGGACGGGATGCGCCTCATTGTAGCGGCACAGTCTATGTCACGGTGGCAGGCCGGCTTCTGGCCCTCGCCGAAGTCGGCAATGGCGAGCTCATCCCCAAGCGCGTGTTCAACCTCACCGGGCTGACTGCCAGCTCGGCCGTTCGCAAGGAAAGTATCTGA